Proteins co-encoded in one Aptenodytes patagonicus chromosome 14, bAptPat1.pri.cur, whole genome shotgun sequence genomic window:
- the YTHDF1 gene encoding YTH domain-containing family protein 1 isoform X2: MSATSVDPQRPKGQDNKVQNGSLHQKDTVHDNDFEPYLSGQSNQNSSYPSMTDPYLSSYYPPSIGFPYSLSEAPWSTGGDPPIPYLTTYGQLSNGDHHFMHDAVFGQPGGLGNNIYQHRFNFFPENPAFSAWGTSGSQGQQTQSSAYGSSYSYPPSSLGGTIVDGQTGFHNDTLNKAPGMNSIEQGMVGLKIGGDVTTSAVKTVGSVVNSAGMTGALSGNGGSNVNLPVSKPTSWAAIASKPAKPQPKMKTKTGPVIGGALPPPPIKHNMDIGTWDNKGPVAKVPAPQQIPSPQSVPQPQQQIVQPLPTQPPPLTQPQYQTPQQPPQNRWVAPRNRNAAFGQSGGTGNDSSSAGSTQPNPLPSGESHPVLEKLKAAHSYNPKDFEWNLKNGRVFIIKSYSEDDIHRSIKYSIWCSTEHGNKRLDSAFRSMNSKGPVYLLFSVNGSGHFCGVAEMKSPVDYGTSAGVWSQDKWKGKFDVKWIFVKDVPNNQLRHIRLENNDNKPVTNSRDTQEVPLEKAKQVLKIIATYKHTTSIFDDFSHYEKRQEEEEVVRKERQNRNKQ, encoded by the exons ATGTCTGCCACAAGCGTTGACCCTCAG AGACCGAAAGGACAGGATAATAAAG TACAAAATGGTTCGTTACATCAGAAGGATACAGTTCATGACAACGATTTTGAACCTTACCTTTCTGGGCAGTCAAATCAG aACAGTAGCTATCCATCAATGACTGATCCTTATCTGTCCAGTTATTATCCACCATCTATTGGGTTCCCCTATTCTCTCAGTGAAGCACCATGGTCTACAGGGGGAGATCCTCCTATCCCGTATCTCACCACCTATGGACAGCTCAGTAATGGAGATCATCATTTTATGCACGATGCTGTTTTTGGACAGCCTGGGGGTCTGGGAAATAATATCTATCAACACCGGTTTAACTTTTTCCCTGAAAACCCTGCCTTCTCGGCTTGGGGAACAAGTGGATCCCAAGGACAGCAGACTCAAAGTTCAGCATATGGGAGCAGTTACAGCTACCCGCCTAGTTCACTGGGAGGTACCATTGTGGATGGACAGACAGGATTTCATAATGATACATTAAATAAAGCTCCTGGAATGAACAGTATTGAACAGGGAATGGTTGGACTTAAGATTGGTGGAGATGTTACAACCTCTGCGGTGAAAACAGTAGGTTCTGTTGTCAACAGTGCTGGGATGACAGGTGCCCTCTCTGGTAATGGTGGATCTAACGTAAACTTGCCAGTATCTAAACCAACTTCTTGGGCTGCTATAGCTAGCAAGCCTGCGAAACCACagcctaaaatgaaaacaaaaactggaCCTGTAATTGGAGGAGCATTGCCTCCTCCACCTATAAAGCATAATATGGACATAGGTACTTGGGACAATAAGGGTCCTGTGGCAAAAGTTCCTGCCCCCCAACAGATACCTTCTCCTCAGTCTGTCCCACAGCCACAGCAACAAATTGTTCAGCCTCTTCCAACTCAACCTCCTCCATTGACTCAGCCGCAGTATCAGACCCCTCAGCAGCCACCCCAAAACCGCTGGGTAGCTCCTCGCAACAGAAATGCAGCTTTTGGCCAAAGTGGAGGAACTGGTAACGacagcagctcagctggcagTACCCAGCCTAACCCTCTTCCAAGTGGCGAGTCCCATCCTGTTCTTGAAAAACTGAAAGCTGCTCACAGCTATAACCCTAAAGATTTTGAATGGAACCTTAAAAATGGACGTGTGTTCATAATAAAGAGCTATTCTGAGGATGATATTCATCGTTCCATTAAGTATTCTATTTGGTGTAGTACGGAACATGGCAACAAACGCCTGGACAGTGCTTTTCGGTCCATGAATAGCAAGGGTCCAGTCTACTTGCTATTCAGTGTCAATGGCAGTGGACACTTCTGTGGAGTAGCAGAGATGAAATCGCCTGTGGACTATGGCACCAGTGCGGGTGTCTGGTCTCAGGACAAGTGGAAGGGGAAATTTGACGTCAAGTGGATCTTTGTGAAGGATGTGCCCAACAACCAGCTCCGACACATCAGGCTGGAGAACAATGACAACAAACCCGTTACAAACTCCCGTGATACACAGGAGGTGCccttagaaaaagcaaaacaagtgcTTAAAATTATTGCTACTTACAAGCACACGACCTCCATCTTTGATGACTTTTCTCATTATGAAAAGCgccaagaagaggaggaggtggtgcGGAAG gaaCGTCAGAATCGAAACAAACAATAA
- the YTHDF1 gene encoding YTH domain-containing family protein 1 isoform X1, which yields MSATSVDPQRPKGQDNKVQNGSLHQKDTVHDNDFEPYLSGQSNQNSSYPSMTDPYLSSYYPPSIGFPYSLSEAPWSTGGDPPIPYLTTYGQLSNGDHHFMHDAVFGQPGGLGNNIYQHRFNFFPENPAFSAWGTSGSQGQQTQSSAYGSSYSYPPSSLGGTIVDGQTGFHNDTLNKAPGMNSIEQGMVGLKIGGDVTTSAVKTVGSVVNSAGMTGALSGNGGSNVNLPVSKPTSWAAIASKPAKPQPKMKTKTGPVIGGALPPPPIKHNMDIGTWDNKGPVAKVPAPQQIPSPQSVPQPQQQIVQPLPTQPPPLTQPQYQTPQQPPQNRWVAPRNRNAAFGQSGGTGNDSSSAGSTQPNPLPSGESHPVLEKLKAAHSYNPKDFEWNLKNGRVFIIKSYSEDDIHRSIKYSIWCSTEHGNKRLDSAFRSMNSKGPVYLLFSVNGSGHFCGVAEMKSPVDYGTSAGVWSQDKWKGKFDVKWIFVKDVPNNQLRHIRLENNDNKPVTNSRDTQEVPLEKAKQVLKIIATYKHTTSIFDDFSHYEKRQEEEEVVRKVNLLKNLFYTQIWGK from the exons ATGTCTGCCACAAGCGTTGACCCTCAG AGACCGAAAGGACAGGATAATAAAG TACAAAATGGTTCGTTACATCAGAAGGATACAGTTCATGACAACGATTTTGAACCTTACCTTTCTGGGCAGTCAAATCAG aACAGTAGCTATCCATCAATGACTGATCCTTATCTGTCCAGTTATTATCCACCATCTATTGGGTTCCCCTATTCTCTCAGTGAAGCACCATGGTCTACAGGGGGAGATCCTCCTATCCCGTATCTCACCACCTATGGACAGCTCAGTAATGGAGATCATCATTTTATGCACGATGCTGTTTTTGGACAGCCTGGGGGTCTGGGAAATAATATCTATCAACACCGGTTTAACTTTTTCCCTGAAAACCCTGCCTTCTCGGCTTGGGGAACAAGTGGATCCCAAGGACAGCAGACTCAAAGTTCAGCATATGGGAGCAGTTACAGCTACCCGCCTAGTTCACTGGGAGGTACCATTGTGGATGGACAGACAGGATTTCATAATGATACATTAAATAAAGCTCCTGGAATGAACAGTATTGAACAGGGAATGGTTGGACTTAAGATTGGTGGAGATGTTACAACCTCTGCGGTGAAAACAGTAGGTTCTGTTGTCAACAGTGCTGGGATGACAGGTGCCCTCTCTGGTAATGGTGGATCTAACGTAAACTTGCCAGTATCTAAACCAACTTCTTGGGCTGCTATAGCTAGCAAGCCTGCGAAACCACagcctaaaatgaaaacaaaaactggaCCTGTAATTGGAGGAGCATTGCCTCCTCCACCTATAAAGCATAATATGGACATAGGTACTTGGGACAATAAGGGTCCTGTGGCAAAAGTTCCTGCCCCCCAACAGATACCTTCTCCTCAGTCTGTCCCACAGCCACAGCAACAAATTGTTCAGCCTCTTCCAACTCAACCTCCTCCATTGACTCAGCCGCAGTATCAGACCCCTCAGCAGCCACCCCAAAACCGCTGGGTAGCTCCTCGCAACAGAAATGCAGCTTTTGGCCAAAGTGGAGGAACTGGTAACGacagcagctcagctggcagTACCCAGCCTAACCCTCTTCCAAGTGGCGAGTCCCATCCTGTTCTTGAAAAACTGAAAGCTGCTCACAGCTATAACCCTAAAGATTTTGAATGGAACCTTAAAAATGGACGTGTGTTCATAATAAAGAGCTATTCTGAGGATGATATTCATCGTTCCATTAAGTATTCTATTTGGTGTAGTACGGAACATGGCAACAAACGCCTGGACAGTGCTTTTCGGTCCATGAATAGCAAGGGTCCAGTCTACTTGCTATTCAGTGTCAATGGCAGTGGACACTTCTGTGGAGTAGCAGAGATGAAATCGCCTGTGGACTATGGCACCAGTGCGGGTGTCTGGTCTCAGGACAAGTGGAAGGGGAAATTTGACGTCAAGTGGATCTTTGTGAAGGATGTGCCCAACAACCAGCTCCGACACATCAGGCTGGAGAACAATGACAACAAACCCGTTACAAACTCCCGTGATACACAGGAGGTGCccttagaaaaagcaaaacaagtgcTTAAAATTATTGCTACTTACAAGCACACGACCTCCATCTTTGATGACTTTTCTCATTATGAAAAGCgccaagaagaggaggaggtggtgcGGAAGGTAAActtattaaaaaatttattttatacacAGATATGGGGAAAATGA